From Cannabis sativa cultivar Pink pepper isolate KNU-18-1 chromosome 8, ASM2916894v1, whole genome shotgun sequence, a single genomic window includes:
- the LOC133030541 gene encoding uncharacterized protein LOC133030541, translated as MRLNPLKCVFGVGSRKFLRFMVNQRGIEANPVKIKALVEMRSLTKPKEVQSLTVSEYAISSVLIRKDQGQQYPVYYVCKRLLDAETHYPQMEKLVFAMLVELSQFDIRYKPRSAIKWQALAYFILEFPSTEVALIEDKIDTAVPNGEGWTLYVDGASNSKGSGGGIILISPNNFKVNGEYLARGGRLAKYLAIVCELLQKFKKVVISQVACAHNSHADALARLASTREAELLDVIPVDVLTHPTVSRDEVMEIDVAKKVTWMTPIVTYLEKDILPDDKIEARKLRHRAARYVIYDGKLYRRSFSQPLLKCIDGEECDYILREVHGGISGNHTGGNSLALKIMRQGYYWPTLRQDASNFAKKCDKCQRIATYVNQPPSHLHSITRRWPFAVWGIDLIGELPKGKGRVKYAVVEVDYFTKWAEAKALATITAAKLREFVYNSIIWRFGIPYKLISNNEKQFDCKEMRQLCDELGMQSNGKTEAVNKIIKHTIKGKLEERKGYGQTSFHKFYGHTTRPPTPRLARLLALLWMRG; from the exons ATGCGGCTAAATCCTCTTAAGTGTGTCTTTGGAGTCGGTTCAAGGAAATTCCTCAGGTTTATggttaatcagcgaggaatagaggcAAACCCTGTGAAGATCAAAGCATTAGTAGAAATGCGATCACTGACTAAGCCAAAAGAAGTCCAAAgtctcacag TGTCAGAATATGCGATTAGCTCGGTGCTAATCCGCAAAGACCAAGGTCAACAATACCCAGTGTACTATGTCTGTAAACGCTTGTTAGATGCTGAGACTCACTATCCTCAAATGGAAAAACTAGTGTTTGCAATG TTAGTAGAGTTAAGCCAGTTCGACATCAGGTACAAACCGAGATCTGCGATCAAGTGGCAGGCCTTGGCATATTTCATTCTTGAGTTTCCAAGTACTGAAGTGGCACTCATAGAAGACAAAATTGACACTGCTGTACCGAATGGAGAAGGATGGACGTTGTACGTCGATGGGGCTTCTAATAGCAAAGGTTCCGGTGGTGGAATCATACTTATCAGTCCTAACAATtttaag GTAAACGGAGAATATCTGGCCAGAGGCGGACGTCTGGCTAAGTACCTTGCCATAGTATGCGAGTTGTTGCAGAAATTCAAGAAAGTAGTCATATCCCAAGTAGCGTGTGCTCATAACTCACACGCAGACGCTTTGGCCCGcttggcctcaactagagaagctGAGTTGCTCGATGTGATTCCTGTTGATGTGTTAACACACCCGACAGTGAGTCGAGATGAAGTGATGGAGATAGATGTTGCCAAAAAAGTTACTTGGATGACTCCAATAGTCACTTACCTGGAAAAGGACATCTTACCCGATGACAAAATAGAAGCAAGAAAACTGCGACATCGGGCTGCCCGATATGTCATCTATGATGGTAAATTATATCGCAGAAGCTTCAGCCAGCCGCTACTTAAATGCATTGATGGAGAGGAATGCGACTATATACTCCGCGAGGTTCATGGGGGTATCAGCGGGAATCACACTGGTGGTAACTCTCTTGCCTTGAAAATCATGCGgcaaggatattactggcctACCCTGCGGCAAGATGCTTCCAACTTCGCGAAGAAATGCGACAagtgtcagcgaatagccacgtATGTAAACCAACCTCCGAGTCATTTGCATTCTATCACGAGGCGTTGGCCCTTTGCGGTTTGGGGCATCGACCTGATAGGAGAATTACCAAAAGGAAAAGGCAGAGTCAAATACGCTGTAGTCGAGGTCGACTACTTCACAAAATGGGCCGAGGCAAAAGCACTAGCAACCATCACAGCAGCTAAActgcgcgagtttgtctataaCTCCATAATCTGGCGATTTGGCATCCCTTACAAGCTCATTTCAAATAACGAAAAGCAATTTGACTGTAAGGAAatgcgacagctatgcgatGAGTTAGGGATGCAGAGTAACGGGAAaactgaagcagtcaacaagataATCAAGCACACCATCAAAGGAAAACTCGAAGAGCGTAAGGGGTATGGCCAGACGAGCTTTCACAAGTTTTATGGTCATACAACACGACCCCCCACTCCACGACTGGCGAGACTCCTCGCTCTCTTATGGATGCGAGGCTAA
- the LOC133030542 gene encoding uncharacterized protein LOC133030542: protein MEVDQAPQLVKCRILAATLEENAHDWFSQLPEASISTWETFVDLFLTHFQATMTYKPPYTTLANIKQEPGESLQDYFKRFNAEVTKVEKAPESSLVCMLITGVLPRTDFWKELQARRPESLVEFCAMAELHNRIENFLEELEKGKDKRKSLVSRSRSCSPRGKNSIGRSPRRRSPQRQRSPKLAKSPPKKESFPKRKGGPRFVNYTELAVPRDHIYAMEEKNGVFKKPPTIRGNRDKRDPKKFCDSRKSQERYAKEAKEKPLTNVNNLSERLEKLFKRECDDITFMESDARWVHHPHFDALVIVANIGEDNVHRILVDNTSSVNLLNIQAFKQMGLHEKDLRPVTSSIYGFTGDVIALKGMIKLPITLGTAPVVAKSMADFAVIDQYSAYNVVIGRPILKEMKIVTSIYHLTRKFPTPTGVGSVRGIQSDSRECYNTAIKLSEKKLVNVIYLLEAPPPR from the exons ATGGAAGTGGATCAGGCACCTCAGCTTGTAAAATgtcgcattcttgcggcaacattGGAAGAGAACGCCCACGATTGGTTCAGCCAATTGCCCGAGGCTTCTATCTCGACATGGGAGACCTTTGTCGACCTGTTCCTCACGCATTTCCAAGCCACAATGACCTATAAGCCGCCCTATACTACTCTGGCTAACATCAAACaggaacctggtgagtctttacaggACTATTTTAAGCGTTTTAATGCTGAAGTAACAAAAGTTGAGAAGGCTCCTGAGTCTTCGCTAGTATGTATGTTAATAACAGGTGTCCTGCCAAGAACCGATTTTTGGAAGGAACTGCAAGCTCGAAGACCAGAATCGCTGGTCGAGTTCTGTGCCATGGCAGAACTGCATAACAGGATTGAGAATTTCCTGGAAGAGTTGGAGAAAGGCAAAGATAAGCGTAAATCACTAGTGTCGCGATCACGATCCTGCAGTCCTCGAGGGAAGAATTCCATAGGacgaagcccaagaagacgcagTCCACAGAGACAGCGAAGTCCGAAACTGGCCAAGTCCCCTCCAAAGAAGGAATCCTTCCCGAAAAGGAAAGGTGGACCACGCTTCGTGAACTATACCGAGCTAGCAgtacctcgagaccatatctacgcCATGGAAGAGAAGAATGGGGTCTTCAAGAAGCCTCCCACGATCAGGGGAAACCGCGACAAGAGAGATcccaaaaaattct GTGACTCCAGAAAGTCGCAGGAGCGATATGCCAAAGAAGCCAAAGAGAAGCCACTCACCAACGTGAACAACCTAAGCGAGCGACTGGAGAAGTTGTTCAAGAGAGAGTGTGACGACATCACGTTCATGGAaagtgatgcgagatgggtccaccacccaCATTTTGATGCATTAGTCATTGTTGCCAATATTGGCGAAGATAACGTCCACCGTATACTCGTGGACAACACAAGTTCTGTGAATCTCTTGAACATCCAAGCCTTCAAACAGATGGGGTTGCATGAGAAGGATCTGCGACCTGTAACGTCGAGTATATATGGTTTTACTGGCGACGTCATTGCATTGAAAGGGATGATCAAGCTCCCTATCACCTTGGGAACTGCTCCTGTAGTAGCCAAGTCGATGGCTGACTTTgcagtaatcgaccaatactcagcATACAATGTTGTGATCGGTCGACCAATTCTAAAAGAGATGAAGATCGTGACGTCAATCTATCATCTCACaaggaagttccctactcctaCTGGAGTAGGTTCTGTGCGAGGAATCCAGTCAGACTCGCGAGAATGCTACAACACAGCAATTAAGCTCTCAGAAAAGAAGTTAGTCAATGTCATCTATCTGCTAgaggcaccacctcctcgcTAG